Proteins encoded together in one Hymenobacter monticola window:
- the hemL gene encoding glutamate-1-semialdehyde 2,1-aminomutase, with product MLNLTTSAAHFERAKTLIPGGVNSPVRAFRSVGGSPVFMQSAHGAWLTDVDGNRYVDFINSWGPMILGHAPEVVLDAVREALPHSLSFGAPTNREVEMAELIRKMVPSIEKVRLVNSGTEACMSAIRAARGYTGRNKIIKFEGCYHGHGDAFLIAAGSGALTAGEPDSAGVTQGVAQDTLTAPYNDLPAVEALIAANPGQIAALILEPVVGNMGLVAPAENFLPALRNLCTEHGIVLIFDEVMTGFRLAPGGAQELYGITADMTTLGKIIGGGLPVGAYGGREDIMNCVAPAGKVYQAGTLSGNPMATAAGMAQLRYLHEHPELYTALEASSARLADGTRQIGAELGLNYTVNRVGSMFSLFFTSEPVTNLDDAKMCDTAAFGRYFHAMLERGIYLAPSQFEALFVSTAITDELVEMYLKACRESLIEAHRAA from the coding sequence ATGCTCAACCTCACCACATCCGCTGCCCACTTCGAACGCGCCAAAACCCTTATTCCCGGCGGTGTCAACTCCCCGGTGCGGGCCTTCCGCTCGGTGGGCGGCTCGCCGGTGTTCATGCAGAGCGCCCACGGTGCCTGGCTCACCGACGTGGACGGCAACCGCTACGTCGACTTCATCAACTCTTGGGGCCCGATGATACTGGGCCACGCCCCCGAGGTGGTGCTCGATGCCGTGCGGGAGGCGCTGCCGCACTCGCTCAGCTTCGGTGCCCCCACCAACCGCGAGGTAGAGATGGCCGAATTGATTCGGAAGATGGTGCCCAGCATTGAGAAAGTGCGCCTCGTGAACTCGGGTACCGAAGCTTGCATGTCGGCCATTCGGGCCGCCCGCGGCTACACGGGCCGCAACAAAATCATCAAGTTTGAAGGCTGCTACCACGGCCACGGCGACGCCTTCCTGATTGCGGCCGGCAGCGGCGCCCTCACCGCCGGCGAGCCCGACTCGGCCGGCGTGACGCAGGGCGTAGCCCAGGACACCCTCACCGCGCCCTACAACGACCTGCCCGCCGTCGAAGCCCTCATTGCCGCCAACCCCGGCCAGATTGCCGCCCTCATCCTGGAGCCCGTGGTGGGCAACATGGGCCTCGTGGCCCCGGCCGAAAACTTCCTGCCAGCCCTGCGCAACCTGTGCACCGAGCACGGCATCGTTCTTATTTTCGATGAGGTAATGACCGGCTTCCGCCTCGCGCCGGGCGGCGCGCAGGAGCTCTACGGCATCACGGCCGACATGACGACGCTGGGCAAAATCATTGGCGGTGGCCTGCCCGTGGGCGCCTACGGTGGCCGCGAAGACATCATGAACTGCGTGGCGCCCGCCGGCAAGGTGTACCAGGCCGGCACGCTCTCCGGCAACCCCATGGCCACGGCCGCGGGCATGGCCCAGCTGCGCTACCTGCACGAGCACCCCGAGCTCTACACGGCCCTCGAAGCCAGCAGCGCCCGCCTCGCCGACGGCACCCGCCAGATTGGCGCCGAGCTGGGCCTGAACTACACCGTCAACCGCGTGGGCTCCATGTTCAGCCTGTTTTTCACCAGCGAGCCCGTCACCAACCTCGACGACGCCAAGATGTGCGATACGGCCGCGTTCGGCCGCTACTTCCATGCCATGCTGGAGCGCGGCATCTACCTGGCGCCCTCACAGTTTGAGGCCCTGTTCGTATCCACGGCCATCACCGACGAGCTGGTGGAAATGTACCTGAAAGCCTGCCGCGAGTCGCTGATTGAAGCCCATCGCGCCGCATAG
- the dcd gene encoding dCTP deaminase produces the protein MILTDQQILAEIEKGTIVIEPYDRSCLGTNSYDVHLGKYLSTYRDAVLDARKHNEIDTFEIPEDEGFVLEPGRLYLGVTQEYTETHATVPFLEGKSSVGRLGIDIHATAGKGDVGFCNHWTLEISVSMPVRVYRNMPIGQLIYFTVQGDVETFYNRKQNAKYNDRSDKPVESMMWKNQW, from the coding sequence ATGATTCTTACCGACCAGCAAATCCTTGCGGAAATCGAAAAAGGCACCATCGTCATCGAGCCCTACGACCGTAGCTGCCTGGGTACCAATTCGTACGACGTGCACCTGGGCAAGTACCTGTCCACCTACCGCGACGCAGTGCTGGACGCGCGCAAGCACAACGAAATCGATACCTTCGAAATCCCCGAAGACGAAGGCTTCGTGCTGGAGCCCGGCCGCCTCTACCTCGGCGTGACGCAGGAGTACACCGAAACCCACGCCACCGTGCCCTTCCTCGAAGGTAAGAGCAGCGTGGGCCGCCTGGGCATCGACATTCACGCCACGGCTGGCAAGGGCGACGTGGGTTTCTGTAACCATTGGACGCTGGAAATCAGCGTATCAATGCCCGTGCGGGTATACCGCAACATGCCCATTGGCCAGCTCATTTATTTCACCGTGCAGGGCGATGTAGAAACGTTTTACAACCGCAAGCAAAACGCCAAATACAACGACCGCAGCGACAAACCCGTGGAGTCGATGATGTGGAAAAACCAGTGGTAG
- the dnaN gene encoding DNA polymerase III subunit beta has protein sequence MKFIVSSSALLKQLQSINGVVTNNPVVPILENFLFEIEAGKLTITASDLETSMITELPVEARDTGRIAAPARILLDTLKNLPDQPVTFTLDEETYTIEISSSNGRYKLAGENAADFPRVPVVKGSAPIEMPSSSLSRAINKTIFAVSTDELRPAMTGILVQLSDAQVTFVATDGHRLLRYRRQDVGAGQTANLIIPRKAFNLLKGTLPSEATPVKMEFNQSNAFFSFNQMRLVCRLIDERYPDYENVIPVSNPNKLIINRAELLNSVRRISIYSNKTTHQVRLRLAGSELVVSAEDLDFSNEAKETLACQYDGEDMEIGFNARFLIEMLSNIDSEEITLELSTPNRAGLLMPTTPDDNESILMLVMPVMLNNYV, from the coding sequence ATGAAATTCATAGTATCCTCCTCCGCACTGCTCAAGCAGCTGCAAAGCATCAACGGCGTGGTTACGAACAACCCCGTGGTGCCCATTTTGGAGAACTTTCTCTTTGAGATTGAGGCCGGTAAGCTCACCATCACCGCCTCCGACCTGGAGACGAGCATGATTACCGAGCTGCCCGTGGAGGCCCGCGACACCGGCCGCATTGCCGCGCCCGCCCGCATCCTGCTCGACACCCTTAAGAACCTGCCCGACCAGCCCGTGACCTTCACGCTGGACGAGGAAACCTACACCATCGAAATCAGCTCCTCGAACGGCCGCTACAAGCTGGCCGGCGAGAACGCCGCCGACTTCCCCCGCGTGCCGGTGGTGAAGGGCTCGGCCCCGATTGAGATGCCGTCTTCGTCGCTGTCGCGCGCCATCAACAAAACCATCTTCGCGGTGAGCACCGACGAGCTGCGCCCGGCCATGACCGGCATTCTGGTGCAGCTTTCGGACGCGCAGGTGACCTTCGTGGCCACCGACGGCCACCGCCTGCTGCGCTACCGCCGCCAGGACGTGGGCGCCGGCCAAACCGCCAACCTCATCATTCCGCGCAAAGCCTTCAACCTGCTGAAAGGCACGCTGCCCTCGGAGGCCACGCCGGTGAAGATGGAGTTCAACCAAAGCAACGCCTTTTTCTCCTTCAACCAGATGCGCCTCGTGTGCCGCCTGATTGACGAGCGGTACCCGGACTACGAGAACGTAATTCCGGTGAGCAACCCCAACAAGCTGATTATCAACCGCGCCGAGCTACTGAATTCGGTGCGCCGCATCAGCATCTACTCCAACAAAACCACCCACCAGGTGCGCCTGCGCCTGGCCGGCTCCGAGTTGGTGGTTTCGGCCGAGGACCTGGATTTCAGCAACGAAGCCAAAGAAACGCTGGCCTGCCAGTATGACGGCGAGGACATGGAAATCGGCTTCAACGCCCGCTTCCTGATTGAGATGCTGTCGAACATCGACTCCGAGGAAATCACCCTGGAGCTGAGCACGCCCAACCGCGCTGGCTTGCTCATGCCCACCACCCCCGACGACAACGAAAGCATCCTGATGCTGGTGATGCCGGTGATGCTGAACAACTACGTTTAA
- the gldC gene encoding gliding motility protein GldC: MKKSEIRFSIALDDNKVPEAISWSATDAGPDIHFAKAINIALWDREQVGTMKIDLWTKDMPVDEMKRFVVDNIGSMAENIVTATDDKEMATRMRALCKELSEYLDKQEQGQ; the protein is encoded by the coding sequence ATGAAAAAATCAGAAATCCGTTTCAGCATCGCGCTGGATGACAATAAAGTACCCGAAGCCATCAGCTGGTCGGCCACCGATGCGGGGCCGGATATTCACTTCGCCAAAGCCATCAACATTGCCCTGTGGGACCGGGAGCAGGTGGGCACCATGAAAATCGACCTCTGGACCAAGGACATGCCCGTGGACGAGATGAAGCGCTTCGTGGTGGATAACATCGGCTCGATGGCTGAGAACATTGTGACGGCCACCGACGACAAGGAAATGGCTACCCGCATGCGGGCCCTCTGCAAGGAATTGTCGGAGTACCTCGACAAGCAGGAACAAGGCCAGTAA